One stretch of Burkholderia pyrrocinia DNA includes these proteins:
- the tcuA gene encoding FAD-dependent tricarballylate dehydrogenase TcuA: MVDVLVIGGGNAALCAALMAREAGASVLLLESAPREWRGGNSQHTRNLRCMHDAPQDVLVDAYPEEEFWQDLLKVTGGITNEHLARLTIRASSSCRPWMQKHGVRFQPPLSGALHVARTNAFFMGGGKALINAYYRSAEALGVDIRYETPVDSLELDGSLFIAARSGSQRFEARACVLAAGGFESNREWLREAWGQNERGEWPADNFLIRGTRFNKGVLIKHMTDAGADMIGDPSQSHCVAIDARAPLYDGGICTRIDCVSLGVVVNRDAERFYDEGEDFWPKRYAIWGRLVAHQPGQIGYSIIDSRAIGRFMPPVFPGEKADTLPELARKLGLPEARFMETLTRYNDSCRDGTFDHTALDDCNTEGLAPPKTHWARRIETPPFYGYALRPGITFTYLGLKTNDRAQVHFGGKASENLFVAGEMMAGNVLGKGYTAGVGMSIGTAFGRIAGTQAARAALKTTEATSAAV; the protein is encoded by the coding sequence ATGGTCGATGTGCTCGTAATCGGAGGAGGCAATGCCGCGCTGTGTGCCGCATTGATGGCGCGCGAAGCGGGCGCCTCGGTCCTGCTTCTCGAATCCGCGCCGCGCGAATGGCGCGGCGGCAACTCGCAACACACGCGCAATCTGCGCTGCATGCACGATGCGCCGCAAGACGTTCTCGTCGATGCCTATCCGGAAGAGGAATTCTGGCAGGACCTGTTGAAAGTCACCGGCGGCATCACGAATGAGCATCTCGCACGCCTGACGATCCGCGCGTCGTCGTCGTGCCGGCCGTGGATGCAGAAGCACGGGGTGCGCTTCCAGCCGCCGCTGTCCGGCGCGCTGCACGTGGCACGCACCAACGCATTCTTCATGGGCGGCGGCAAGGCACTCATCAACGCGTATTACCGCAGCGCCGAAGCGCTCGGCGTCGATATCCGCTATGAAACGCCCGTCGATTCGCTTGAACTCGACGGCAGTCTCTTCATCGCGGCGCGCAGCGGCAGCCAGCGCTTCGAGGCGCGCGCCTGCGTGCTAGCGGCGGGCGGCTTTGAATCAAATCGCGAATGGCTGCGCGAAGCGTGGGGGCAAAACGAGCGCGGCGAGTGGCCCGCTGACAACTTCCTGATTCGCGGCACGCGCTTCAACAAGGGCGTGCTCATCAAGCATATGACCGACGCCGGTGCGGACATGATCGGCGACCCGTCGCAGTCGCACTGCGTCGCCATCGATGCACGCGCGCCGCTGTATGACGGCGGCATCTGCACGCGCATCGACTGCGTGTCGCTGGGCGTCGTGGTGAATCGTGACGCCGAGCGCTTCTACGACGAAGGCGAGGATTTCTGGCCGAAGCGCTATGCAATCTGGGGACGGCTCGTTGCGCATCAGCCGGGGCAGATCGGCTATTCGATCATCGACTCGAGGGCAATCGGCCGCTTCATGCCGCCGGTGTTTCCGGGCGAAAAGGCCGACACGCTGCCGGAACTCGCGCGCAAGCTCGGCCTGCCGGAAGCGCGCTTCATGGAAACGCTCACGCGCTATAACGATTCATGCCGCGACGGCACCTTCGACCACACCGCGCTTGACGACTGCAACACCGAAGGCCTCGCGCCGCCCAAAACGCACTGGGCGCGCCGCATCGAGACGCCGCCGTTCTACGGTTATGCGTTGCGGCCAGGCATCACGTTCACGTATCTCGGACTAAAGACCAATGACCGCGCGCAGGTGCACTTCGGCGGCAAAGCCAGTGAGAACCTGTTCGTGGCCGGCGAAATGATGGCTGGCAACGTGCTCGGTAAGGGCTATACAGCGGGCGTCGGCATGTCGATCGGCACGGCCTTCGGGCGCATTGCCGGGACGCAGGCCGCGCGCGCCGCACTCAAAACAACGGAGGCAACCAGTGCAGCAGTCTGA
- a CDS encoding LysR family transcriptional regulator — MELRQLRYFLSVVEHGSMGKAALELGVVTSALSQQISRLEGELSTRLLQRTSGGVVPTDAGLAFWRQAQLALRHIDDAALAARSARLSGHVSVGMAPSTASVLGVAFMQAMRSRYPDVRLHMVESLSGYLASMLSARQIDLAVLFREESAQRWSVLPLLDERLFLIGMGDLDGMPTSASVRLKNLGRLPLILPSGTHGLRSLLLSAFRRAEYEPNIVAEVDGLALLMDFVRTGIGATIQPGAALARPENVILTSVPVAEKYATRPNMLASISDDELSPAGLAARVVLADVARQLVREGRWPGARLREPPPSQKVKTP; from the coding sequence ATGGAACTCAGACAGCTACGCTATTTTCTCAGCGTCGTGGAACACGGAAGCATGGGCAAGGCAGCGCTGGAACTCGGCGTGGTGACCTCGGCATTGAGTCAGCAGATCAGCCGTCTCGAAGGCGAACTGTCCACGCGTCTGCTGCAACGCACCTCGGGCGGCGTCGTTCCGACCGACGCAGGTCTGGCGTTCTGGCGTCAGGCGCAACTCGCGCTGCGTCATATCGACGATGCAGCGCTCGCTGCACGCTCAGCACGTCTTTCGGGCCATGTCAGCGTCGGCATGGCGCCGAGCACGGCGAGCGTGCTAGGTGTCGCATTCATGCAGGCCATGCGCTCGCGCTATCCCGATGTGCGGCTGCACATGGTCGAAAGTCTCTCCGGCTATCTTGCGTCCATGCTGAGTGCGCGTCAGATCGATCTCGCCGTGCTGTTCCGTGAGGAGTCCGCGCAACGCTGGAGCGTGCTGCCGCTGCTGGACGAGCGGCTGTTCCTGATCGGCATGGGCGATCTCGATGGCATGCCGACGAGCGCATCCGTCCGGCTGAAAAATCTCGGCAGGCTTCCGCTCATTCTTCCCAGCGGCACGCACGGGCTGCGTTCGCTGCTGCTATCAGCGTTCAGGCGCGCCGAATACGAGCCGAACATCGTCGCCGAAGTCGATGGCCTTGCGCTCCTGATGGACTTCGTTCGCACCGGCATCGGCGCGACGATACAGCCGGGCGCGGCGCTCGCAAGGCCCGAGAATGTGATACTGACGAGCGTGCCCGTCGCGGAGAAATACGCCACGCGGCCCAACATGCTTGCCAGCATCTCCGACGACGAACTGTCTCCCGCCGGTCTCGCTGCGCGCGTGGTGCTCGCCGATGTCGCCCGTCAACTGGTGCGGGAAGGCCGTTGGCCTGGTGCGCGGCTGCGGGAGCCTCCGCCTTCACAAAAAGTGAAGACCCCTTGA
- a CDS encoding isochorismatase family cysteine hydrolase, translating to MNQENTSDHATAIVPSQTALLVMHYQTDILGLFPSVAPELLANTRRLCDAARAGGIGVWFANLRFSPGYPEVSPRNKNGQGIKQLGLFVDDDTCPELARQPDEPLIVAHRASVFFGTDLQARLVAQGVDSLIMVGIASTGVMLSSIAHASDADFRLYTVKDCCYDPDPIVHEHLFSTAFESRTTVLALADALRLLG from the coding sequence ATGAATCAGGAAAACACATCGGATCACGCAACGGCCATCGTGCCGTCTCAAACCGCGCTGCTCGTCATGCATTACCAGACCGACATCCTCGGACTCTTTCCGTCGGTCGCCCCCGAATTGCTCGCCAATACGCGCCGGCTGTGCGACGCGGCGCGGGCCGGCGGCATCGGCGTCTGGTTCGCCAATCTCCGGTTCAGCCCCGGTTATCCGGAAGTCAGCCCGCGCAACAAGAACGGCCAAGGCATCAAACAGCTCGGCTTGTTCGTCGACGACGACACGTGCCCGGAGCTTGCGCGACAGCCCGACGAACCGCTGATCGTCGCGCATCGCGCGAGCGTGTTCTTCGGCACCGATCTGCAGGCACGGCTGGTCGCGCAAGGCGTCGATTCGCTGATCATGGTCGGCATCGCGTCGACTGGCGTGATGCTGTCGTCGATCGCGCATGCGAGCGACGCGGACTTCCGCCTGTATACGGTCAAGGACTGCTGCTACGACCCGGACCCGATCGTCCACGAGCATCTGTTCTCCACCGCGTTCGAATCGCGCACGACGGTGCTGGCGCTTGCGGATGCGTTGCGGCTGCTCGGCTAA
- a CDS encoding ribonuclease T2, with protein MLKTLARAVAALAVASASLHATAQTSYDYLLLAASWEPGFCASHDTPECTNLAGSYAATSLSLHGLWPNRYDGNQPFYCGVPQNDVDLDNAHQWCSMDAYPISSATRNTLSTYMPGVASCLDKHEWFKHGTCSNSASPDAYWNQASGMISRLGNTSFNAYLQANAGKTVTRNQLLSAFEGAFGSNTRSAVSLKCTKTNGVSYFTEAWIAVKTNATTQFPSAASLVTDGNTQGTCPTSGVYIAK; from the coding sequence ATGCTCAAGACGCTCGCCCGCGCCGTTGCCGCACTCGCCGTCGCTTCCGCTTCACTGCACGCCACCGCGCAGACCAGCTACGACTACCTGTTGCTCGCCGCGTCGTGGGAGCCCGGCTTCTGCGCGTCGCACGACACGCCCGAATGCACGAACCTCGCCGGCTCGTATGCGGCGACGAGCCTGTCGCTGCATGGCCTGTGGCCGAACCGGTACGACGGCAACCAGCCGTTCTACTGCGGCGTGCCGCAGAACGACGTCGACCTCGACAACGCGCACCAGTGGTGCAGCATGGATGCCTACCCGATCAGCAGCGCGACCCGCAACACGCTGTCGACGTACATGCCGGGTGTTGCGTCGTGCCTCGACAAGCATGAATGGTTCAAGCACGGCACCTGTTCGAATTCGGCGTCGCCCGATGCGTACTGGAACCAGGCGTCCGGCATGATCAGCCGGCTCGGCAACACGTCGTTCAATGCGTACCTGCAGGCGAACGCAGGCAAGACGGTCACGCGTAACCAGTTGCTGTCCGCGTTCGAAGGCGCGTTCGGCAGCAATACGCGCAGCGCGGTGTCGCTGAAGTGCACGAAGACGAATGGCGTCAGCTATTTTACGGAAGCGTGGATCGCGGTGAAGACGAATGCGACCACGCAGTTCCCGAGCGCCGCGTCGCTCGTGACGGATGGCAATACGCAGGGCACGTGTCCGACGTCGGGGGTTTATATCGCGAAGTAA
- a CDS encoding HdeD family acid-resistance protein — translation MVRLILLLLGIEYLRTRWRGLTVLGWLWVVAGVVIFVDALDGALHFPIELFAWLFLIEGLATLAVAGSGVGGQRILRYVKGIVVVAAAGLVFAGHHHGHFLLSMIFGTLFLVDGLLQCTSAWMVRYRRWNVAFAWGVVEILLAIFFFQPYPTHYVGTVPYCLGLLLIFGGMHMLSLAARVRRLTRNPAFATSPAPALAPDLDDARGQPSFAQSEWDGPPADGERALTVHVWTPTGTSKAEAQRYPVIDRYIAAVDVNGVISTGHAALESPEGIYISLYPGVEIDRSPDEFTRILRATRENDVPGLFQPDYATESKAWCPSTVRVRIRNYDPAKLDAFWSAYRQNVTYNLTHRNCSSTVSNALEAALDGAVWRLKGARAGWGAFVRLLLTPELWVAAQIRKRAVTMAWTPGLTLDYARALSMLADPRPFAWWKVARSAVKAIVASRRAWREQDSAALSSGGSEAASMK, via the coding sequence ATGGTACGACTGATCTTGCTGCTGCTGGGCATCGAATATCTGCGAACCCGCTGGCGCGGGCTGACCGTGCTTGGCTGGCTGTGGGTCGTCGCGGGCGTCGTCATCTTCGTCGACGCGCTCGACGGCGCGCTGCATTTCCCGATCGAGCTGTTTGCGTGGCTGTTCCTGATCGAGGGGCTCGCGACGCTCGCGGTGGCCGGCAGCGGCGTCGGCGGGCAGCGCATCCTGCGCTACGTGAAAGGCATCGTGGTCGTGGCGGCCGCGGGGCTCGTGTTCGCCGGGCATCACCATGGCCACTTCCTGCTGTCGATGATCTTCGGCACGCTGTTCCTCGTCGACGGGCTGCTGCAGTGCACGTCCGCATGGATGGTCCGCTACCGCCGCTGGAACGTCGCGTTCGCGTGGGGTGTCGTCGAGATCCTGCTGGCGATCTTCTTCTTCCAGCCGTACCCGACGCACTACGTGGGCACCGTGCCGTACTGCCTCGGCCTGCTGCTGATCTTCGGCGGGATGCACATGCTGAGCCTCGCCGCGCGCGTGCGGCGGCTCACGCGCAATCCCGCGTTCGCGACGTCGCCCGCACCGGCACTCGCGCCCGACCTCGACGATGCGCGCGGCCAGCCGAGTTTCGCGCAGTCCGAATGGGACGGCCCGCCGGCCGACGGCGAGCGCGCGCTCACCGTGCACGTATGGACGCCGACCGGCACGTCGAAGGCCGAAGCGCAGCGCTATCCGGTGATCGACCGCTATATCGCGGCAGTGGACGTCAACGGCGTGATCTCGACCGGGCACGCGGCGCTGGAGTCGCCGGAGGGCATCTATATCAGCCTGTATCCGGGCGTCGAAATCGATCGTTCTCCGGACGAATTCACGCGCATCCTGCGCGCCACGCGCGAAAACGACGTGCCGGGCCTGTTCCAGCCCGACTACGCGACCGAGTCGAAGGCGTGGTGCCCGTCGACCGTGCGCGTGCGCATCCGCAACTACGATCCGGCGAAGCTCGACGCATTCTGGTCCGCATACCGGCAGAACGTGACGTACAACCTCACGCACCGCAATTGCTCGAGCACCGTGTCGAACGCGCTCGAGGCCGCGCTCGACGGCGCGGTGTGGCGGCTCAAGGGCGCGCGGGCCGGGTGGGGCGCGTTCGTGCGGCTGCTGCTCACGCCCGAGCTGTGGGTCGCCGCGCAGATCCGCAAGCGCGCGGTGACGATGGCTTGGACGCCCGGCCTCACGCTCGACTATGCACGCGCGCTCAGCATGCTCGCCGACCCGCGGCCGTTCGCGTGGTGGAAGGTCGCACGCTCGGCGGTGAAGGCGATCGTGGCGTCGCGCCGCGCGTGGCGCGAGCAGGACAGCGCGGCGCTGTCGTCCGGCGGATCGGAGGCTGCGTCGATGAAGTGA
- a CDS encoding helix-turn-helix domain-containing protein, translated as MAASPLHTPPLGPQLKRWRALHRVKQSHAAELFGVAQSTISRWEACIQQMSPDERATAERLLAARLDSAGDHALARLIAGSAGRMHLVCDLTHRLLASSPARAAEFSQPLSMLLGTSLWRYATPEIVRMEAALDTLGWHDRAGPPSVEFDTGANASRVVPIRGSRCRWTRMTLSDGSAARLVETR; from the coding sequence ATGGCCGCCTCACCGCTTCACACGCCACCGCTCGGCCCGCAGCTCAAGCGCTGGCGCGCGCTGCACCGCGTGAAGCAAAGCCACGCCGCGGAACTGTTCGGCGTCGCGCAATCGACGATCTCCCGTTGGGAAGCCTGCATCCAGCAGATGTCGCCCGACGAGCGCGCGACGGCCGAGCGGCTGCTCGCCGCGCGCCTCGATTCCGCGGGCGACCACGCGCTCGCGCGGCTCATCGCGGGCAGCGCGGGCCGCATGCATCTGGTGTGCGACCTCACGCACCGCCTGCTCGCCAGTTCGCCGGCGCGCGCGGCCGAGTTCTCGCAGCCGCTTTCGATGCTGCTCGGCACGTCGCTGTGGCGCTACGCGACGCCTGAAATCGTCCGCATGGAAGCCGCGCTCGACACGCTCGGCTGGCACGACCGCGCGGGGCCGCCGAGCGTCGAATTCGACACCGGCGCGAATGCGTCGCGCGTCGTGCCGATTCGCGGCAGCAGGTGCCGGTGGACGCGGATGACGCTGTCGGACGGTTCGGCTGCGCGGCTGGTGGAAACGCGTTAG
- a CDS encoding HD domain-containing protein has product MNPDTIHARLDFLREAERLKDVLRSGHTSAGRAESTAEHSWRLCLMALVFADALPGIDTLKLLKLCVVHDLGEALHGDIPAIVQAAHPDKSAHERDDLLTLTASLDRTLRDEIVTLWDEYEAAASPEARAAKALDKLETILQHNQGSNPPDFDYAFNLGYGRRYTDATPLFSAIRDIVDADTQRRIDAGGSRA; this is encoded by the coding sequence ATGAACCCCGACACGATCCACGCGCGGCTCGATTTCCTGCGCGAAGCCGAACGCCTGAAGGACGTGCTGCGCAGCGGCCACACGTCGGCCGGGCGCGCGGAAAGCACGGCCGAGCATAGCTGGCGGCTGTGCCTGATGGCGCTCGTGTTCGCCGACGCACTGCCCGGCATCGATACGCTGAAGCTGCTGAAACTGTGCGTCGTCCACGATCTCGGCGAGGCGCTGCACGGCGACATTCCCGCGATCGTGCAGGCCGCGCACCCCGACAAAAGCGCGCACGAACGCGACGACCTGCTGACGCTGACAGCGTCGCTCGATCGCACGCTGCGCGACGAGATCGTCACGCTGTGGGATGAATACGAGGCAGCGGCGTCGCCGGAAGCCCGCGCGGCGAAGGCGCTCGACAAGCTCGAGACGATCCTGCAGCACAACCAGGGCAGCAATCCGCCCGATTTCGACTACGCGTTCAATCTCGGCTACGGCCGGCGCTATACCGATGCCACGCCGCTGTTCAGCGCGATCCGCGACATCGTCGACGCCGACACGCAACGCCGGATCGACGCAGGCGGGTCGCGCGCATAA
- a CDS encoding efflux RND transporter periplasmic adaptor subunit, whose protein sequence is MTQKPHRRRRIVLAIIAVVAIVTGVSLMVFAPDKHPQYLSAPVTRGDLENAVLATGALQAFKQVDVGAQVSGQLKSLKVKLGNKVAKGQWLAEIDPVISENALRQARASEESLRAQHQSTAAQLTQAELAFRRQQAMLPDDATSRESFEAARATLDVQRATLASLAAQIRSARIQIETAQANLGYTRIVAPIDGEVVAIVTQEGQTVIAQQQAPVILKLADLDTMTVKAQVSEADVIRVSAGQTAYFTILGEPDKRHYGRLRAIEPAPQNFADAQSTLGGGTGGGTKPNAAVFYNALFEVPNPEHRLRISMTAQVSIVLGSARNALSIPAAALGEKRKDGTYAVRVLRADGSTATRNIRIGINNNVRVEVLAGLKDGERVVIGEAAADEHAPLADVV, encoded by the coding sequence ATGACTCAGAAGCCCCATCGCCGCCGGCGCATCGTGCTGGCCATCATCGCCGTCGTCGCGATCGTCACCGGCGTCTCGTTAATGGTATTCGCGCCCGACAAGCATCCGCAGTACCTGTCCGCACCCGTCACGCGCGGCGATCTCGAGAACGCGGTGCTCGCGACCGGCGCGCTGCAGGCGTTCAAGCAGGTCGACGTCGGCGCGCAAGTGTCGGGGCAGTTGAAGTCGCTGAAGGTGAAGCTCGGCAACAAGGTCGCGAAGGGCCAGTGGCTCGCCGAGATCGATCCCGTGATCTCCGAAAACGCGCTGCGCCAGGCGCGCGCGAGCGAAGAAAGCCTGCGCGCGCAGCATCAATCGACCGCCGCGCAACTGACGCAGGCGGAACTCGCCTTCCGGCGCCAGCAGGCGATGCTGCCCGACGACGCGACGTCGCGCGAGTCGTTCGAGGCCGCGCGTGCGACGCTCGACGTGCAGCGCGCGACGCTCGCGTCGCTCGCCGCGCAGATCCGCTCGGCCCGCATCCAGATCGAGACCGCTCAGGCCAACCTCGGCTACACGCGCATCGTCGCGCCGATCGATGGCGAGGTCGTCGCGATCGTCACGCAGGAAGGCCAGACCGTGATCGCGCAGCAGCAGGCGCCGGTGATCCTGAAGCTTGCCGATCTCGACACGATGACCGTGAAGGCGCAGGTGTCGGAAGCCGACGTGATCCGCGTGAGCGCCGGCCAGACCGCGTATTTCACGATCCTCGGCGAACCGGACAAGCGCCACTACGGCAGGCTGCGCGCGATCGAGCCGGCGCCGCAGAACTTCGCCGACGCTCAGAGCACGCTCGGCGGCGGCACGGGCGGCGGCACGAAACCGAACGCCGCGGTGTTCTACAACGCGCTGTTCGAAGTGCCGAATCCCGAGCATCGGCTGCGCATCTCGATGACCGCGCAGGTCAGCATCGTGCTCGGCAGCGCGCGCAACGCGCTCAGCATCCCGGCCGCCGCGCTCGGCGAGAAGCGCAAGGACGGCACCTATGCGGTCCGCGTGCTGCGCGCCGACGGCAGCACGGCAACGCGCAACATCCGCATCGGCATCAACAACAACGTACGCGTCGAGGTGCTGGCCGGCCTGAAGGACGGCGAGCGCGTCGTGATCGGCGAAGCCGCCGCGGACGAGCACGCGCCGCTGGCGGACGTGGTGTGA